Proteins encoded together in one Nostoc sp. PCC 7524 window:
- a CDS encoding ATP-binding protein translates to MSGNQRVINAEPTKELFIYMLVRDIPLIRAIIDLVDNSVDGATQLQSNENYEGLWIKILANKYQFEIQDNCGGITVKQAEEYAFKFGRSSDSELTPKSIGRFGIGMKRAFFKIGKKFTVESTTSSSKFVVSEDVEEWKKKDEWTFEFSEVQEGIDSDSDAIGTRILIEKLHESVSDDLGLENFLAQLRQELTIAYSLKIKKGLSISINNEYLIATPLNFRSSDKIQVAKFEKEYNCFGNHEIDTPVRVRLYAGVSERNLNEGGWYIFCNERMVLEADQTEITGWGTKAGFPKYHADFAFFRGYAFFESDDAAYLPWTTTKTGIDYDSPIYKSVKQEISQLTTPVITFLRQMADEKSRVERGEISESLLEQAYLQTSLHSVFDIDDTITTFQIPEKSAIPPREKRGNIQYSKPLEEIELVKQLLNVSSNKEVGEKTFDYYLNNEG, encoded by the coding sequence GTTGATGGTGCAACTCAATTACAAAGCAATGAGAATTATGAAGGGCTTTGGATAAAAATTTTAGCTAACAAATATCAATTTGAAATTCAAGATAATTGTGGAGGAATAACGGTAAAGCAGGCAGAGGAGTACGCTTTCAAATTTGGAAGATCCAGTGATTCTGAATTAACACCAAAATCAATTGGAAGGTTCGGAATCGGGATGAAGAGAGCTTTTTTCAAGATTGGAAAAAAATTTACAGTTGAATCAACTACCTCTAGCTCGAAATTTGTAGTTTCAGAAGATGTAGAGGAATGGAAGAAGAAGGATGAATGGACATTTGAGTTCTCAGAAGTTCAGGAAGGTATTGATTCTGATTCTGATGCTATTGGAACTCGAATATTGATTGAGAAATTGCATGAAAGTGTATCAGATGATTTAGGATTAGAAAATTTTTTAGCACAATTAAGACAAGAATTAACTATTGCATATTCGTTAAAAATAAAAAAAGGTTTAAGCATTAGCATAAATAATGAATATCTAATTGCTACTCCCCTTAATTTTCGTAGTTCTGACAAAATTCAAGTTGCAAAATTTGAAAAAGAATACAACTGCTTTGGAAACCATGAAATAGATACACCAGTGCGCGTTAGATTGTATGCTGGTGTATCAGAGAGAAATTTAAATGAAGGTGGATGGTATATATTTTGCAATGAACGCATGGTTCTTGAAGCTGATCAAACTGAAATAACAGGTTGGGGCACAAAAGCTGGTTTTCCAAAATATCATGCTGATTTTGCATTCTTTAGAGGCTATGCTTTCTTCGAGTCTGATGATGCTGCTTATCTGCCTTGGACTACAACAAAAACAGGGATTGATTATGATTCACCAATTTATAAATCTGTCAAACAAGAAATATCTCAATTAACGACTCCAGTGATCACATTTTTAAGACAAATGGCAGATGAAAAAAGCCGCGTAGAGCGTGGTGAGATATCTGAAAGCTTACTTGAGCAAGCATATTTGCAAACTTCACTTCACTCTGTATTTGACATTGATGATACAATTACCACCTTTCAGATTCCAGAAAAATCAGCAATTCCTCCTCGTGAAAAACGGGGCAACATACAATATAGTAAACCTCTTGAAGAAATTGAGCTAGTTAAACAATTATTAAATGTTTCATCGAATAAAGAGGTTGGTGAAAAAACCTTTGATTACTATTTAAACAACGAAGGATAA